One window from the genome of Aptenodytes patagonicus chromosome 4, bAptPat1.pri.cur, whole genome shotgun sequence encodes:
- the SMIM20 gene encoding small integral membrane protein 20, giving the protein MVGLSRTLGIFGGFVAVVGAAFYPIYFRPLLLPEEYKKEQSINRAGIVQEDIQPAGLKVWSDPFGRK; this is encoded by the exons ATGGTGGGGCTGTCCCGCACGCTCGGTATTTTCGGCGGCTTCGTGGCGGTGGTGGGGGCGGCCTTTTACCCCATCTACTTCCggccgctgctgctgccggagGAGTACA agaaagaaCAGTCAATAAACCGAGCTGGTATTGTTCAAGAGGATATTCAGCCTGCAG GGTTAAAAGTGTGGTCTGATCCATTTGGAAGAAAGTAA